From a single Artemia franciscana chromosome 9, ASM3288406v1, whole genome shotgun sequence genomic region:
- the LOC136031425 gene encoding neo-calmodulin-like isoform X1: MASQFTDVQMEDLRASFALFDQDGDGHITTSELTAVMKCLGQNPTDAEILAIIKEVDADGNGTIEFSEFVIAMAKSVNDIDAEKEIKEAFDVFDKDGNGHINVEELRYVSVNLGETFSDEDIAEMLKQADFDGDGVVNYKDFARMMKLNQRLS; this comes from the exons atg GCTTCTCAATTTACTGATGTGCAAATGGAAGATTTGAGAGCATCATTTGCCCTTTTTGATCAGGATGGAGATGGTCACATTACCACCTCAGAATTAACAGCAGTCATGAAGTGTCTTGGACAAAACCCTACAGATGCTGAAATCTTAGCCATAATAAAAGAAGTAGATGCTGATG gAAACGGTACTATCGAGTTTTCTGAATTTGTGATTGCGATGGCTAAGAGTGTCAACGACATTGatgctgaaaaagaaataaaagaggcCTTCGACGTCTTTGACAAAGACGGCAACGGACATATTAATGTAGAAGAACTTCGATACGTTTCGGTAAATTTGGGCGAAACATTCTCTGATGAAGATATAGCCGAGATGCTTAAACAAGCTGATTTCGATGGTGATGGTGTTGTAAACtataaag
- the LOC136031425 gene encoding neo-calmodulin-like isoform X2, translated as MEDLRASFALFDQDGDGHITTSELTAVMKCLGQNPTDAEILAIIKEVDADGNGTIEFSEFVIAMAKSVNDIDAEKEIKEAFDVFDKDGNGHINVEELRYVSVNLGETFSDEDIAEMLKQADFDGDGVVNYKDFARMMKLNQRLS; from the exons ATGGAAGATTTGAGAGCATCATTTGCCCTTTTTGATCAGGATGGAGATGGTCACATTACCACCTCAGAATTAACAGCAGTCATGAAGTGTCTTGGACAAAACCCTACAGATGCTGAAATCTTAGCCATAATAAAAGAAGTAGATGCTGATG gAAACGGTACTATCGAGTTTTCTGAATTTGTGATTGCGATGGCTAAGAGTGTCAACGACATTGatgctgaaaaagaaataaaagaggcCTTCGACGTCTTTGACAAAGACGGCAACGGACATATTAATGTAGAAGAACTTCGATACGTTTCGGTAAATTTGGGCGAAACATTCTCTGATGAAGATATAGCCGAGATGCTTAAACAAGCTGATTTCGATGGTGATGGTGTTGTAAACtataaag